One part of the Marinobacterium rhizophilum genome encodes these proteins:
- a CDS encoding CheR family methyltransferase produces MNTIEDWVCSHFGLRQKNDRFDYVVSAIRYQAEQAGCADLCEYLQRLDQDPNLYGRLVEHLSVQESYFFRVPEQFAFIRDRVLPDFVSRQGAFASLRVWSAGCASGEEVYSLAILLHEARLLDRAWLLATDMSDAALAKARAGVYRPWSFRSEERWPVRQTYFSAVAHGDFVVDPCLRRRISFRRHNLLRSPYPDTESGICDLDLVLCRNVLIYFNRERAQQVVQRLQRCLAPGGWLITGPSDPLAPVVSGCETLVTPAGVLYRRRTTAEADHGTGVFSARSAKACAEPLPEPASAFCSPAQGRALPPEVHRQGRAATAVLAQSGEAPRRAPDSPPAVKVLAPSTHVGVQSPADCFEQGLQAVAAGCLDAAVTAFRKALYLDDSLIIVQLNMAAVLERLGRQDDARRACQHAYRLAASQPAGALVALVKGVTAADIMATARKQIARLEMRRG; encoded by the coding sequence GTGAACACAATAGAAGACTGGGTCTGCAGCCATTTTGGCTTGCGGCAAAAAAACGATCGTTTCGATTACGTGGTTTCGGCCATCCGCTATCAGGCGGAGCAGGCAGGCTGTGCTGATCTGTGCGAATACCTGCAGCGGCTGGACCAGGATCCGAACCTGTATGGCCGGCTGGTTGAGCACCTGAGCGTGCAGGAAAGCTATTTTTTTCGCGTCCCGGAGCAGTTTGCCTTTATCAGGGATCGGGTTCTGCCCGACTTCGTTTCCCGGCAGGGGGCTTTTGCCTCACTGCGGGTCTGGAGTGCGGGCTGTGCCAGCGGGGAGGAAGTCTATTCGCTGGCAATACTGCTGCACGAGGCCCGCTTGCTTGACCGGGCCTGGCTGCTGGCCACCGACATGTCCGATGCTGCACTGGCAAAGGCGCGGGCTGGCGTGTATCGGCCCTGGTCATTTCGCAGTGAGGAACGCTGGCCCGTGAGGCAAACCTATTTCTCGGCTGTGGCGCATGGGGACTTCGTGGTCGATCCGTGCCTGCGGCGCCGTATCAGTTTTCGTCGGCACAACCTGTTGCGCTCGCCCTATCCGGATACCGAAAGCGGGATCTGCGACCTGGATCTGGTGCTCTGCCGCAATGTACTTATTTATTTCAACCGGGAGCGGGCACAGCAGGTGGTACAGCGGCTGCAGCGCTGTCTGGCGCCGGGCGGCTGGCTGATCACGGGGCCGTCCGACCCCCTGGCGCCTGTTGTGTCCGGTTGTGAAACCCTGGTGACGCCCGCAGGTGTGCTGTACCGGCGAAGAACGACGGCCGAGGCCGACCACGGCACCGGTGTCTTTTCGGCCCGTAGCGCAAAAGCCTGCGCAGAGCCTCTGCCTGAGCCGGCGTCTGCATTTTGCAGCCCTGCCCAGGGCAGGGCATTGCCGCCCGAGGTTCACCGCCAGGGCAGGGCCGCAACAGCCGTTTTGGCGCAGTCCGGTGAGGCCCCGCGTCGGGCACCTGACTCGCCGCCGGCTGTTAAGGTGCTGGCGCCAAGCACCCATGTCGGTGTGCAGAGTCCGGCGGACTGTTTCGAGCAGGGACTGCAGGCGGTTGCCGCGGGCTGCCTGGACGCGGCCGTGACGGCGTTTCGCAAGGCGCTCTACCTGGATGACAGCCTGATTATTGTGCAACTCAATATGGCCGCCGTGCTGGAGCGACTGGGTCGCCAGGACGATGCCAGGCGGGCGTGCCAGCATGCCTACCGGCTGGCCGCCAGCCAGCCGGCCGGTGCGCTGGTTGCCCTGGTCAAGGGTGTAACCGCCGCAGACATCATGGCAACAGCGCGCAAACAGATTGCACGTCTGGAAATGCGGAGAGGATAG
- a CDS encoding chemotaxis protein CheW — protein sequence MSETGALAVDAQQQFLLVSLGHLQLGLPVASLVKTVRLVAVTALPGAPSVVEGVINYHGRLVAVLDIRARFNLAPEPLSVTQYLVLVKLAQRLVAIRVDRVLDLITIDAARIEPATDIHRASHFIAGIARLDDGLMVIHELGRFLNDLEAAQLDQALLEPPSQ from the coding sequence ATGTCTGAAACCGGAGCGTTGGCTGTTGATGCACAGCAGCAGTTTTTGCTGGTGTCACTGGGCCATTTGCAGCTTGGGTTGCCGGTGGCATCGTTGGTGAAAACCGTGCGGCTGGTCGCTGTCACTGCGCTACCTGGGGCGCCGTCCGTGGTGGAGGGCGTCATTAATTACCATGGCCGGCTGGTGGCGGTGCTCGATATTCGCGCACGTTTCAACCTGGCTCCTGAGCCCCTGAGTGTTACGCAGTACCTGGTGCTGGTAAAGCTAGCACAACGGCTGGTGGCGATCCGGGTGGATCGGGTACTGGATTTGATCACAATCGATGCTGCCCGGATTGAACCTGCAACGGATATACATCGAGCGAGTCACTTTATTGCGGGCATTGCCCGGCTTGATGATGGCCTGATGGTTATTCATGAGCTTGGGCGTTTTCTGAATGATCTCGAAGCCGCGCAGCTGGACCAGGCATTGCTCGAGCCCCCGTCGCAATGA